Part of the Janibacter alkaliphilus genome is shown below.
CTTGCGGGCGGTCATCGTGAAGATCGAGGTCGCCAGCCATGCCGACGCCTTCGTCCTCTTCGAGTCTCTGAATAACCGAGGCATGCCGCTCTCGCCGGTGGATCTGATCAAGAACCATCTCCTGGCTGAGTCCGAGAAGAGGCAGATCATGAACGTCGACCAGGCGTTCAAGCACTGGAACGACATGCTGACGAGCCTCGGCGACAGTTACTCCACCCAGGAGCGTTTCCTGAGGCACTACTACAACGCCTTCAAGTCGGAGCTGCCCGATGTGCCCAATGCGTCTGTGGCTACCAAGTCGAAGTTGATCCGCATCTATGAGGAGCTCCTCGAGCAGAACCTGACAAAACTCGTCGACGCCCTTGTTGACGCGAGCAAGATCTACGGCCGCATCAACTGCGTTGTAGAGCTCGACCAGCCGACGTCGCTCGACAGGTCGTTCCAGCGGCTACTGCGCGCACAAGGCGCACCATCGTACGTTCTGCTGATGTGGCTCATGTCGAAGCAGGACGATCTGGAAATCACTGACCTTCAGCTTGAGTTGGTGGCCGATCTGCTCACGAGCTTTTTCGTCCGACGCAACCTGACTGGATACCCGCAGACCTATGCGCTCACAAAGGTCTTCATGACGACCATCGAAGCCTTCGGCGAGGCTAGTGGCGAGGATGTTGTTGGGGTCGTACGGGGGAAGTTGAGCGCGGTCTCGTCTTCAGACGAAGAGTTCCGCGCTAGGTTGCAGGGTCGCATCTACGAGGAGAACACGGATGTCGCGCGGTTCCTTCTGACTACGCTGGCGGAGGACGCGATGACCAAGGAGACCAAAGTCGACCTGTGGTGTCAGGAGAAGAACCACTACGTCTGGACCATCGAACATATTCTTCCGCAGGGAGAGAATCTGCCTGACGCATGGCAGTCGATGCTCGGCGGCAAGGATGTGGCCGCCCAGGTGCAGGAGGAGCAGAGGCACCGGCTCGGGAACCTCACGATAACGGCCTACAACAGCAACCTGGGCAACAAGTCCTTCGTCGAGAAGCGGGACCGCAAGG
Proteins encoded:
- a CDS encoding DUF262 domain-containing protein: MIKSANQYPVHTLFSHEGNVLYRIPPYQREYSWYKAQWEDLFEDLIEADSSHFLGTVITLDQTTDTFEGNILQVIDGQQRLTTLTLLLAAVHSVLKEHIEELDDDARTDVTNLGRKLVRKADGQPRVTPQKQGLNLFDYLKVLEEAGLPVEGERKPYYPSRRIAKCYRYFRSAIERLAETEELTETEAALKVHGAALRAVIVKIEVASHADAFVLFESLNNRGMPLSPVDLIKNHLLAESEKRQIMNVDQAFKHWNDMLTSLGDSYSTQERFLRHYYNAFKSELPDVPNASVATKSKLIRIYEELLEQNLTKLVDALVDASKIYGRINCVVELDQPTSLDRSFQRLLRAQGAPSYVLLMWLMSKQDDLEITDLQLELVADLLTSFFVRRNLTGYPQTYALTKVFMTTIEAFGEASGEDVVGVVRGKLSAVSSSDEEFRARLQGRIYEENTDVARFLLTTLAEDAMTKETKVDLWCQEKNHYVWTIEHILPQGENLPDAWQSMLGGKDVAAQVQEEQRHRLGNLTITAYNSNLGNKSFVEKRDRKDSKGRRIGYRNGLSLNAELATRDSWAARDIEERTKALADMVVARFPIA